One window of the Lepisosteus oculatus isolate fLepOcu1 chromosome 24, fLepOcu1.hap2, whole genome shotgun sequence genome contains the following:
- the dbh gene encoding dopamine beta-hydroxylase, translating into MNAWRFKFRASEVAVMYFTMLGTLVLILVASYQAAGSGGDPFPYQVPLDPQGNLQLSWNISYPLQELCFRLLVKDLRYGVLFGMSDRGEFLNADLAVLWSDGFKSYFGDAWSDAQGNIRLDEKQNYELLETHRAPEGFYLLFKRPFSTCDPKDYLIEEGTVHLLYGVLDRPVTSLQMLNHSLASCGVQRVQLLRPDIPAPRLPPDVRTLEVLAPSVSIPSQETTYWCHIYELPAHMPKNHIVMYESVITPGNEAIVHHIEVFECAPQFDSVPQYSGPCDSKMKPRSINYCRHVLAAWAMGAQAFYYPDDAGLALGGTGSSRFLRLEVHYHNPLLLTGRLDSSGIRLYYTPTLRKYDAGIMELGLVYTPVMAIPPHEESFELTGYCTAKCTQTALSPEGIKVFASQLHTHLTGRSVRTALVRQGREVEILQEDNHFSTHYQIIRTLKKMVKVLPGDVLLTKCVYNTADRDRATVGGFGIEEEMCVNYIHYYPRTDLELCKSHVDEDYLQKYFSFINRFQGKETCNCNQATVTDQFATLRWDQFSKDVLKSLYNTAPISMHCNQSSAVMFPGEWERQELPQVTAELPKPHYRCETSSQPPAQPSEAIEVQMRSQP; encoded by the exons ATGAACGCTTGGCGCTTTAAGTTCAGGGCGAGCGAGGTGGCGGTGATGTACTTTACCATGCTCGGGACGCTGGTCCTCATCCTGGTGGCGTCCTATCAGGCAGCCGGCTCGGGGGGCGACCCCTTCCCTTATCAGGTGCCCTTGGACCCCCAGGGTAACCTGCAACTCTCCTGGAACATCAGCTACCCTCTGCAGGAGCTGTGCTTCAGGCTCCTGGTCAAAGACCTCCGCTACGGAGTCCTCTTCGGAATGTCGGACCGGGGAGAGTTTCTGAATGCCGACCTGGCTGTGCTGTGGAGCGACGGGTTCAAGTCCTACTTCGGG gaTGCCTGGAGCGATGCTCAGGGAAACATCAGATTGGACGAGAAGCAGAACTACGAGCTGCTGGAGACCCACAGGGCTCCAGAAGGATTCTACCTGCTTTTCAAGAGGCCTTTTAGCACCTGTGACCCCAAAGACTATCTCATTGAG GAGGGCACGGTGCACCTCCTGTACGGTGTGCTGGACCGGCCGGTCACCTCGCTGCAGATGCTCAACCACTCTCTGGCTAGCTGTGGAGTCCAGCGCGTGCAGCTCCTCAGGCCCGACATCCCAGCTCCCAGGCTGCCTCCCGATGTCCGCACCCTGGAGGTCCTTGCGCCGAGCGTGAGCATTCCCAGCCAGGAGACCACGTACTGGTGCCACATCTACGAGCTGCCAGCACACATGCCGAAAAACCACATTGTCATG TACGAATCCGTGATCACCCCCGGGAACGAAGCCATCGTTCACCATATCGAGGTGTTCGAGTGCGCCCCGCAGTTCGACTCCGTCCCCCAGTACAGCGGCCCCTGCGACTCCAAGATGAAACCCCGGAGCATCAACTACTGCCGCCACGTCCTGGCCGCCTGGGCCATGGGCGCGCAG GCGTTTTACTACCCTGACGACGCCGGCCTGGCTCTGGGCGGGACAGGATCCTCACGGTTTCTCCGGCTGGAGGTTCACTACCACAATCCACTGCTGCTCACAG GGAGGCTGGACTCCTCCGGGATCCGGCTCTACTACACTCCGACGCTGAGGAAGTACGACGCTGGAATAATGGAGCTGGGCCTGGTCTACACGCCAGTGATGGCCATCCCTCCCCACGAGGAGAGCTTCGAGCTCACAGGCTACTGCACTGCCAAATGCACACAGACC GCCCTCTCCCCAGAAGGGATCAAGGTCTTCGCCTCCCAGCTGCACACACACCTGACGGGGCGCAGTGTGCGGACGGCGCTGGTGCGACAGGGGAGGGAGgtggagatcctgcaggaggacAACCATTTCAGCACCCATTACCAG ATCATCCGGACGCTAAAAAAGATGGTGAAGGTGTTGCCT GGCGATGTCCTTTTGACTAAATGCGTTTACAACACAGCGGACAGGGACAGGGCTACAGTG GGAGGCTTCGGGATCGAGGAGGAGATGTGTGTGAATTACATTCACTATTATCCGCGTACGGACCTGGAGCTCTGCAAGAGCCACGTGGATGAGGATTACCTCCAGAAGTATTTTAGCTTTATTAACAG ATTCCAGGGCAAGGAGACATGCAACTGTAACCAGGCCACAGTGACTGATCAGTTTGCCACCCTGCGCTGGGACCAGTTCAGCAAAGACGTCCTGAAGTCCTTGTACAACACAGCGCCCATCTCCATGCACTGCAACCAGTCATCTGCTGTCATGTTCCCG GGAGAATGGGAGAGACAGGAACTACCCCAGGTCACGGCCGAACTCCCCAAACCCCACTACCGCTGCGAGACGAGCAGCCAGCCCCCGGCCCAGCCCAGCGAGGCCATCGAGGTCCAGATGCGCAGCCAGCCCTGA